A portion of the Paenibacillus hamazuiensis genome contains these proteins:
- a CDS encoding sensor histidine kinase: MGSRLKTLLGSVRIKVMIIFLLSTVPLVTLLVYNNFYASKLVVNQVSESNKNLVSLYMQLIDRDLTEMSKYLINMAVEDADLSILELPGSRENSAYNAAKIRLANKLAGSIATYPTMDLFFVYSAVNKEFIDAHINSSTFEERESVRMEVGEFLKDQQRLSEYQSNRWYPYRSVNNNYYLLSIIRNGNVYIGAWVKASRILAPMKLLDFGDTGRAVLATEDYVPLNDAQFIADRHIELNYNRSGSTITGQGSDLFLAAGDKSGVGDFHLIALIPERKVLERLPFMQRIASLVSFGSVLILIIVYFLLRQIILLPLHRVVAAMRKIKNGEIETRILDHRTSHEFALVNETFNHMVDQIQELRIHVYEERLNLQKAELQHLKLQINPHFFLNSLNIIYYLSRAKDFGLIGELSLSLIQYFRFMFRSNNMDFVTVEDEIKHTRNYLKIQQMRFPHNFTYTLDIEDAAGPFPIPPLVVQIFAENVIKHAMSLDESIHIHISISLTEDPFGQLKITVRDTGKGFSPDILETLNADRELLNDEGEHIGIWNVKRRLRLLYQDRAAIAFSNDAEGGAVVSVWIPVSREEKEKGE, from the coding sequence ATGGGGTCGAGGCTGAAGACGTTATTGGGATCGGTACGAATCAAAGTCATGATCATCTTTTTACTGTCTACGGTTCCGCTGGTCACCCTGCTGGTTTATAACAATTTTTACGCCAGTAAGCTTGTGGTGAACCAGGTGAGCGAGTCCAATAAAAACTTAGTCAGCTTATACATGCAGCTTATCGATCGGGATTTGACCGAAATGAGCAAATATTTGATCAATATGGCGGTGGAGGATGCGGATTTGAGCATCCTTGAGCTTCCCGGCAGCAGGGAAAACTCCGCTTATAACGCGGCCAAAATCCGCCTTGCCAACAAATTGGCGGGCAGCATTGCGACTTATCCGACGATGGACCTGTTTTTTGTTTATTCCGCCGTGAACAAGGAATTCATTGACGCGCACATCAATTCGTCCACTTTCGAAGAGCGGGAATCGGTCCGGATGGAGGTCGGCGAATTTTTGAAAGATCAGCAGCGGCTGAGTGAGTACCAGTCTAATCGATGGTATCCATATCGATCGGTGAATAACAATTATTATTTGCTAAGCATTATAAGAAATGGGAATGTGTATATCGGGGCTTGGGTGAAGGCAAGCCGGATTCTGGCCCCCATGAAATTATTGGATTTCGGAGATACGGGAAGAGCAGTCCTTGCGACGGAGGATTACGTCCCGCTAAATGACGCCCAGTTTATTGCCGATCGGCATATAGAGTTAAACTATAATAGAAGTGGGAGCACGATTACCGGACAAGGCTCCGATTTGTTTCTGGCGGCGGGGGACAAGTCCGGGGTCGGCGACTTTCATTTGATTGCCCTGATTCCCGAGAGGAAGGTATTGGAGCGGCTTCCGTTCATGCAGCGCATCGCGTCGCTTGTTTCGTTCGGCTCCGTGCTCATCCTGATCATCGTTTACTTTTTGCTTCGCCAAATTATTTTGCTTCCGCTCCATCGGGTGGTGGCGGCCATGAGAAAAATTAAAAACGGGGAAATCGAGACACGAATCCTTGACCACCGAACTTCACACGAGTTTGCTTTGGTCAACGAAACGTTTAACCACATGGTCGACCAAATTCAGGAATTGCGGATTCATGTATATGAGGAACGGCTGAATCTGCAAAAAGCGGAGCTGCAGCATTTAAAGCTGCAGATTAATCCTCATTTTTTCTTAAATTCGTTAAACATTATTTATTATTTGTCGCGGGCCAAAGATTTCGGTCTCATCGGCGAGCTTTCCCTCAGCTTAATCCAATATTTCCGCTTCATGTTTCGAAGCAACAACATGGATTTTGTTACGGTTGAAGATGAAATTAAGCATACCCGCAACTATTTGAAAATTCAGCAGATGAGGTTTCCTCATAACTTTACTTATACGCTGGATATCGAGGATGCGGCTGGGCCGTTTCCGATTCCTCCACTCGTCGTCCAGATTTTTGCCGAAAATGTGATTAAACATGCGATGTCTTTGGATGAATCTATTCATATTCATATCTCCATTTCGCTTACGGAGGATCCTTTCGGCCAGCTGAAGATTACGGTCCGGGATACCGGCAAAGGTTTTTCTCCGGACATATTGGAAACGCTTAATGCAGATCGGGAGCTGCTTAACGATGAAG
- a CDS encoding ABC transporter substrate-binding protein, whose amino-acid sequence MKKWIALLAVAASVTSLAACGSGAKEQPAGQNGSAVSSAAKTKIKVWTMNRADQDYMKAQIDKFNKENKDNIEIEYQIYAENYTQSLDIALATNEGPDVFFDGATAFADHLPKGDLAPLNKYLTPEFKKRFGDGAFIEGLNMIDGNIYSLPAISTTPRLFYNKGIFEKAGIAEPPKTIDEMVQDAKQITSKLKSQGIYGFAANLKNPAQAYSRSIDYILMRSGGVEAGYDFVNGKYDFTGYKPILNAYREIFTSGAGFPGSESLDIDPLRTQFAAGKIGMYISWNHSEPGVYMNQFPTKENWDVAPLPTIDGNVKGSQHINLAGRWFMMNAKSKNQDKAWKVMEFLYSDELLSGYHKNGLGLVMVPSVLEKADKPETIKKWPNLALTDKDKIWPPLPTGVKPEGNDMYFVFNAIILGSMDVDKGIADLNARYNAGYEKAIQEGKTKRIQYPDFTPDNPGKVFAK is encoded by the coding sequence ATGAAAAAGTGGATTGCATTACTGGCGGTGGCGGCCTCGGTGACCTCCCTTGCCGCTTGCGGAAGCGGGGCGAAGGAGCAGCCGGCCGGGCAAAATGGAAGCGCTGTCTCCTCCGCGGCAAAAACGAAAATTAAGGTGTGGACGATGAACCGCGCCGACCAGGATTATATGAAAGCGCAGATCGACAAATTCAACAAGGAAAATAAGGATAACATCGAAATTGAATATCAAATCTATGCGGAAAACTACACGCAATCGCTGGACATTGCGCTGGCTACCAACGAGGGGCCGGACGTTTTCTTCGACGGGGCGACCGCCTTTGCCGATCATTTGCCCAAGGGAGATCTGGCGCCGTTAAACAAATATTTGACCCCCGAATTCAAAAAACGGTTTGGGGACGGCGCCTTTATCGAAGGCCTCAATATGATCGACGGCAACATTTACTCGCTGCCCGCCATCAGCACGACACCGCGATTGTTCTATAACAAAGGGATCTTCGAGAAGGCCGGCATCGCCGAACCTCCGAAAACGATCGACGAGATGGTGCAGGATGCCAAGCAAATTACGAGCAAATTGAAAAGCCAAGGCATCTACGGCTTCGCCGCCAATTTAAAAAATCCGGCCCAGGCGTATTCCCGTTCCATCGATTACATCCTGATGAGGAGCGGCGGCGTTGAGGCAGGGTATGACTTTGTGAACGGCAAATACGATTTCACCGGCTATAAGCCGATTTTGAACGCATACCGCGAAATTTTCACCTCCGGCGCCGGCTTCCCGGGTTCGGAGTCCCTCGACATCGACCCGCTGCGCACCCAGTTCGCGGCAGGAAAAATCGGCATGTATATTTCCTGGAACCATTCGGAGCCCGGCGTGTACATGAACCAATTCCCGACCAAGGAAAATTGGGACGTAGCGCCGCTGCCTACCATCGACGGAAACGTGAAGGGCTCGCAACACATCAACCTGGCCGGACGCTGGTTCATGATGAACGCCAAGTCGAAAAATCAGGATAAAGCCTGGAAGGTCATGGAATTCCTGTACAGCGACGAGCTGCTGTCCGGTTACCACAAAAACGGCTTAGGTCTTGTCATGGTTCCATCCGTGCTGGAGAAAGCCGACAAGCCGGAGACGATCAAGAAATGGCCGAACCTGGCTTTGACGGACAAGGATAAAATTTGGCCGCCGCTGCCTACAGGCGTTAAGCCGGAAGGCAACGATATGTACTTTGTGTTTAACGCCATTATCCTCGGCAGCATGGATGTGGACAAAGGCATTGCGGATTTGAACGCCAGATATAATGCGGGGTATGAAAAAGCGATTCAGGAAGGAAAAACCAAAAGAATCCAGTATCCCGATTTCACGCCTGACAACCCGGGTAAAGTATTTGCCAAATAA
- a CDS encoding family 78 glycoside hydrolase catalytic domain has product MMKSWQASWIADPDFLGLSPIPVFHKENEPLETAAHPEALRNRHMLVRKTVAFDQKPLQAVLRLTADDYYKLYVNGRFVGQGPAQGYPFHYNYNEWDLTPYLIPGDNVIAVHVYYQGHINRAYNSGDLRQGMIAELHTEAGLIAASDHSWKWKRANQFDTSGTVGYDTQFLENIDQRLCIPDWHTIGFNDEDWENAVIKEDADYVLVPQATPAVSVYRAVPEQVRKLGEGHYLIDFGKELTGQFEMKAKGNGGDRIELRFGEELEPDGLSVKYDMRCNCTYLETWTLSGREDTLEQYEYKAFRYAEVIGPEEAIRPDSFAAVVRHYPLDPDACRFESADTLLGQIWDICVRGVQLCAQENFVDCPSREKGQYLGDNTVLGHTHMYISGDLRLFKKAIRDVALSAAVCPGLLAVAPGNFMQEIADFSLQWPMQLLLYYQHSGDIDFLREMYPVAEGLLAYFRKFARMDGLLEDVKEKWNLVDWPDNLRDGYDFPLTRPVSDGCHNVINAYYYGCIQTVQTIRDILNIPYEDELPALKRSFIAAFYRPEARLFADSTVSEHHSLHANMLPLLFHMAPADSIPSIVSLIRTKRLSCGVFMSYFLLKALAAHGETELIYELMTCRDDRSWANMVKEGATSCFEAWGKDQKWNTSLCHGWASAPIPILIEEIIGLKPAKPGWSEVSFNPRIPQGMHDFNLQFRTVSGTFEIVYKNGELHLGTPEGVTVV; this is encoded by the coding sequence ATGATGAAATCATGGCAGGCAAGCTGGATCGCGGATCCGGACTTTCTCGGACTTTCTCCGATTCCTGTATTCCACAAGGAAAACGAGCCGCTGGAAACGGCGGCGCATCCGGAAGCGCTGCGCAACCGGCATATGCTGGTCAGAAAAACGGTGGCTTTCGATCAGAAGCCGCTGCAGGCCGTTTTGCGTTTGACGGCCGACGATTATTACAAGCTTTACGTGAACGGCCGTTTTGTGGGGCAAGGCCCTGCGCAGGGGTACCCCTTTCATTATAACTACAACGAATGGGACTTGACCCCGTATCTCATCCCCGGCGATAACGTCATCGCGGTTCACGTTTATTATCAAGGCCACATCAACCGGGCTTACAACAGCGGCGATCTGCGGCAAGGCATGATTGCGGAGCTGCATACCGAGGCTGGCCTGATTGCCGCCTCGGACCATTCGTGGAAATGGAAAAGAGCAAATCAATTCGATACGAGCGGAACCGTCGGCTACGATACGCAGTTCCTGGAAAATATCGATCAACGCTTGTGCATCCCCGATTGGCATACGATCGGCTTCAATGATGAAGATTGGGAGAACGCCGTTATCAAGGAGGATGCCGATTATGTGCTCGTTCCCCAAGCGACCCCGGCGGTAAGCGTATATCGAGCCGTGCCCGAACAAGTGCGTAAGCTTGGAGAAGGCCATTATCTCATTGACTTCGGGAAAGAGCTCACCGGGCAATTCGAGATGAAGGCGAAGGGGAACGGCGGGGATCGGATCGAGCTGCGGTTTGGCGAAGAGCTTGAACCGGACGGCCTTTCCGTCAAATACGATATGCGCTGCAACTGCACGTATTTGGAAACGTGGACGCTTTCCGGCCGGGAGGATACGTTGGAGCAGTACGAGTATAAAGCGTTTCGATATGCGGAAGTGATCGGACCGGAGGAAGCGATTCGGCCCGACAGCTTCGCTGCCGTCGTCAGACATTACCCACTGGACCCGGACGCCTGCCGTTTCGAATCGGCCGACACGCTGCTGGGGCAAATTTGGGATATTTGCGTGCGCGGCGTACAGCTTTGTGCGCAGGAAAACTTCGTGGACTGCCCATCCCGGGAAAAAGGCCAATATTTGGGGGACAACACCGTATTGGGCCACACGCATATGTACATCAGCGGAGATTTGCGCCTGTTCAAGAAGGCGATTCGCGACGTTGCCCTTTCCGCAGCGGTTTGTCCCGGACTTCTGGCGGTGGCCCCGGGCAACTTCATGCAGGAAATCGCCGACTTTTCGCTGCAGTGGCCGATGCAGCTGCTGTTATATTATCAGCACAGCGGGGACATCGATTTTCTCCGGGAAATGTATCCGGTGGCCGAGGGGCTGCTGGCATATTTCCGAAAATTTGCGCGGATGGACGGGCTGCTGGAGGACGTCAAGGAGAAGTGGAACTTGGTCGATTGGCCGGACAATTTGCGGGACGGCTACGACTTCCCTTTAACCCGCCCGGTCAGCGACGGCTGCCATAACGTCATCAACGCCTACTACTACGGCTGCATTCAAACGGTGCAGACCATCCGGGATATCCTGAATATCCCTTACGAAGACGAGCTGCCGGCATTAAAGCGATCGTTTATCGCCGCCTTTTATCGCCCGGAAGCACGTTTGTTCGCCGACTCTACCGTGTCCGAGCATCATTCGCTTCATGCCAATATGTTGCCTTTATTGTTTCATATGGCGCCTGCGGATTCGATTCCCTCTATCGTTTCGTTGATCCGGACAAAACGGCTGAGCTGCGGCGTGTTCATGTCTTATTTTCTGCTTAAAGCTTTGGCCGCCCACGGCGAGACGGAGCTGATTTACGAACTGATGACATGCCGGGACGACCGTTCGTGGGCCAACATGGTGAAGGAAGGGGCGACGTCGTGCTTTGAAGCTTGGGGCAAGGACCAAAAGTGGAACACCAGCTTGTGCCATGGTTGGGCCAGCGCGCCGATACCGATTTTGATCGAGGAGATCATCGGACTGAAGCCGGCGAAGCCCGGATGGTCGGAAGTCTCATTTAATCCCCGGATTCCGCAGGGGATGCACGATTTCAACCTTCAATTCCGCACGGTCAGCGGCACATTTGAGATAGTCTATAAGAACGGAGAGCTTCATTTAGGCACTCCGGAGGGAGTCACGGTGGTCTAG
- a CDS encoding sensor histidine kinase, with protein sequence MIDRLLQPIYNLRLKHKIVLCCAMLVIVSTGFSGMLLYRYASQVTTETSNVHSSEVMVQVSNYLNEKLKGIITRGLSLRSDRMFNETAVRFLASDDPRYYASALSYFSNVFLEMRYSEPFISSVFLYTPKGSFYDLSLSYRTDQKFTETAMFKAISAQPDNSVYWLPRSKSELYRQDESVVSLVLRFSVSGYNDELYMVIHLKEQLILDYLRNAQLGEGSSTIIVDSGGNTIASSDSPVTRALHEDAAVWNQVLSNERGFAKMDFGTDSYGINYIRTNVAPWTIINIQSRKALLEKLRSMKIYSAAILLISITLSFGLAYLVSATISRPLVALERTMQQVRLRRFDARFEYPYEDEVGKLGRTFNFMTEEIHHLVGQQESYIVQLQNEKERAETEQKLKRIAELKALQSQMTPHFLYNTLDSIKWMAEKSGEWDIVRMITALASFFRTSLSRGKEIIPIKEEIGHVASYLRIQQIRYEDRFVYEFHIDESIDKQMTVKFILQPLVENAIYHGIKLLPGQGVIKISVEAEEAAIKLSVEDNGPGIHPVKLQLIRRRFETLQQEHSDGYGLYNVNDRIRLYFGEPYGLQIDSLQGRGTKVTALIPIMNREEDARHV encoded by the coding sequence ATGATCGACCGGTTGCTTCAACCCATTTACAATTTGCGTTTAAAACATAAAATCGTGTTATGCTGCGCCATGCTTGTTATCGTGTCAACCGGCTTCTCCGGTATGCTGCTGTACCGTTACGCGTCGCAAGTGACTACCGAAACGTCCAACGTGCACTCCTCGGAAGTGATGGTCCAGGTCAGCAATTACTTGAACGAGAAGCTGAAAGGCATCATTACGAGGGGCTTGTCTCTCAGGTCGGACCGGATGTTCAACGAAACGGCCGTCCGCTTTCTGGCGAGCGACGATCCGCGTTACTACGCTTCGGCATTGAGTTATTTTTCCAACGTGTTCCTGGAGATGCGGTATTCCGAGCCGTTCATCTCGTCGGTCTTCTTGTACACGCCGAAAGGCAGCTTTTACGATTTGTCGCTGTCCTATCGGACGGATCAGAAGTTTACGGAAACCGCCATGTTTAAAGCGATTTCCGCACAGCCGGACAATTCCGTCTATTGGCTGCCCCGTTCCAAAAGCGAGCTGTACCGCCAGGACGAAAGCGTGGTGTCTCTGGTGCTGCGATTCTCCGTGAGCGGGTATAACGATGAACTGTATATGGTCATTCATTTGAAGGAACAGCTCATTCTGGATTATTTGCGCAATGCCCAGCTCGGGGAGGGCAGCTCTACCATCATTGTCGATTCCGGCGGGAACACGATAGCGTCCAGCGATTCCCCGGTCACCCGGGCCCTTCACGAAGACGCGGCCGTCTGGAATCAAGTGCTGTCAAATGAACGCGGTTTCGCGAAAATGGATTTCGGAACCGATTCCTACGGCATCAACTACATCAGGACGAACGTGGCTCCGTGGACCATCATCAACATACAGTCCCGGAAGGCGCTGCTTGAGAAGCTCCGAAGCATGAAAATCTACTCCGCGGCCATTCTGCTCATCAGCATTACATTAAGCTTCGGGCTGGCCTATCTGGTATCGGCGACCATCAGCAGGCCGCTGGTGGCGCTGGAAAGAACGATGCAGCAGGTGCGGCTGAGGCGTTTCGACGCCCGGTTCGAGTATCCCTATGAGGATGAGGTGGGCAAATTGGGACGCACCTTTAATTTCATGACGGAGGAGATTCATCATTTGGTCGGCCAGCAGGAAAGCTATATAGTCCAGCTGCAGAATGAGAAAGAGCGCGCCGAGACGGAGCAGAAGCTAAAGCGCATCGCCGAGCTCAAAGCGCTGCAGTCGCAGATGACGCCGCATTTTTTGTACAATACGCTCGACTCGATCAAATGGATGGCCGAGAAGTCCGGCGAGTGGGACATCGTCCGAATGATCACCGCGCTCGCGTCCTTTTTCCGCACGTCGCTGAGCCGGGGGAAGGAAATCATCCCGATCAAGGAAGAGATCGGCCATGTCGCCAGCTACTTACGAATCCAACAAATCCGCTATGAAGACCGGTTCGTCTACGAATTCCATATCGACGAGAGCATAGACAAGCAGATGACCGTGAAATTCATCCTGCAGCCCTTGGTGGAAAATGCCATCTACCACGGCATCAAGCTCCTTCCGGGTCAAGGGGTGATTAAAATCAGCGTCGAGGCGGAGGAAGCCGCGATCAAGCTGTCGGTCGAGGATAACGGGCCCGGCATTCATCCGGTCAAGCTTCAGCTCATCCGCCGAAGGTTTGAGACACTGCAGCAGGAGCATTCCGACGGATACGGCCTCTACAACGTCAACGACCGGATTCGCCTTTATTTCGGGGAACCGTACGGTTTGCAAATCGACAGCCTGCAGGGGCGGGGCACCAAGGTAACCGCCCTGATACCGATCATGAACCGGGAGGAAGATGCGAGACATGTATAA
- a CDS encoding response regulator, with translation MYKVLIVDDESIIREGIAESIRKDCPKFQTILEARDGEEALNLALESSPDLVITDIQMPNMNGIEFIEQLKAENPDVAVIIISGHDDFEYAQKGLKLGVSDYLLKPVESGHLTARLRLAAEEFDRRHVFRKDQAALRQMVAESLPLYRERLYRHLIEGVKDMQALRERAGQLGISLAHRFYAVALLRFGRAEAPHAESDLFADALLADIVRGTAERFVQELDVHAFFLKDGELALLIGSSVATREMCFAAMNAYLNRTGRALQKNIELSELHISMGTVTDTLHDLPLSYQQAQEAMLFRLSVKNRTVLNFEELGNAAIPETKTASTAEQLILYVKLLERHNALRHVREYMDELAAAQGAHPHWVKLSILELTMSLLRAMEEAEIKLQLFLQNKELDPYVNVYRLETFRELQTWLERFVEMCISEMENGKVSKSTSHVEKVKQYIETRIADSELSLSSLAVTLFLSPNYLRQLFRQETGESFVEYVTRVRMEKALEYLKDPTLKIADVAEKVGFEEQRYFSSCFKKFHQMTPTEYREALQYGLL, from the coding sequence ATGTATAAAGTGCTTATCGTGGACGATGAAAGCATCATCCGGGAAGGCATCGCCGAATCGATACGCAAAGATTGCCCGAAGTTTCAGACGATTCTGGAGGCGCGGGACGGTGAGGAAGCCTTGAATTTGGCGCTGGAGTCGTCGCCGGATCTTGTCATTACCGATATTCAAATGCCGAACATGAACGGTATCGAATTTATCGAGCAGCTGAAGGCGGAAAATCCGGATGTGGCTGTAATCATTATCAGCGGGCACGACGACTTCGAATACGCGCAAAAAGGCTTGAAGCTCGGAGTGAGCGATTATTTGCTCAAGCCGGTGGAATCCGGACATCTGACCGCCCGGCTGCGTCTTGCGGCGGAGGAGTTCGACAGGAGGCACGTATTTCGCAAGGATCAGGCCGCGCTGCGGCAGATGGTCGCGGAAAGTCTTCCGCTGTACCGGGAGAGGCTGTACCGCCATCTGATCGAAGGCGTAAAGGATATGCAGGCACTGCGCGAGAGGGCCGGGCAGCTCGGGATTTCCCTGGCCCACCGTTTTTATGCCGTGGCCCTGCTTCGATTCGGCAGGGCTGAAGCGCCGCATGCCGAAAGCGATCTATTTGCCGACGCTCTGCTGGCGGATATCGTGCGGGGAACGGCGGAACGCTTCGTGCAGGAGCTGGATGTGCACGCCTTTTTCCTGAAAGACGGGGAGCTGGCTTTGCTGATCGGCAGCAGCGTTGCCACGAGGGAGATGTGCTTTGCCGCGATGAACGCCTATTTGAACCGGACCGGGAGGGCGCTGCAAAAAAATATCGAGCTGAGCGAGCTGCATATCTCGATGGGGACGGTCACCGACACCTTGCACGATCTTCCGCTTTCCTACCAGCAGGCTCAGGAGGCCATGTTATTCCGGCTTTCGGTGAAAAACCGGACGGTGCTCAATTTCGAAGAACTGGGGAACGCGGCCATTCCGGAAACGAAAACGGCCAGTACGGCGGAGCAGCTCATTTTATACGTGAAATTGCTGGAGCGCCATAACGCACTGCGGCATGTTCGCGAGTATATGGACGAGCTGGCCGCGGCCCAAGGGGCTCACCCGCATTGGGTGAAGCTGAGCATTCTCGAGCTGACCATGTCTTTGCTGAGAGCGATGGAGGAGGCCGAGATCAAGCTGCAGTTGTTCCTGCAAAACAAAGAGCTTGATCCGTACGTGAACGTTTACCGGCTGGAAACGTTTCGGGAGCTGCAGACGTGGCTCGAGAGGTTCGTGGAAATGTGCATCTCCGAGATGGAGAACGGCAAAGTCAGCAAGAGCACTTCCCATGTCGAGAAAGTAAAGCAGTACATCGAAACGCGGATTGCCGACAGCGAATTATCGTTAAGCAGCTTGGCGGTCACTTTATTTTTAAGCCCGAATTATTTGCGGCAGCTGTTTCGCCAGGAAACCGGCGAATCGTTTGTGGAGTACGTAACGAGGGTGCGCATGGAGAAGGCGCTCGAATATTTGAAGGACCCGACCTTGAAAATTGCCGATGTCGCCGAAAAGGTGGGCTTTGAGGAGCAGCGGTACTTTTCCTCGTGCTTCAAAAAGTTTCACCAGATGACTCCGACCGAGTACCGGGAGGCTCTTCAATACGGACTGCTCTAA